Within Myxococcus fulvus, the genomic segment CGCGGCGCGCTTCAACCATCCGAACATCGCCCAGGTCTACGAGTTCGGCGAGGCGAACGGCACCTATTACATCGCCATGGAGTTCATCCACGGCGAGGACCTGGGCCGGGTGATGCGCAAGGCGGCCAGCGCGGGGCAGTGGATCGCCCGGCCCCTGGCCATCCGCATCGTCGCCGCGGCGTGCGAGGGCCTGCACTACGCGCACAGCCGCACGGACGACGCGGGCCGGCCGCTGCGCGTGGTGCACCGGGACATCTCGCCGCAGAACATCCTCATCAGCTTCGACGGCTCGGTGAAGCTGGTGGACTTCGGCATCGCCAAGGCGGCGGATCAGGCGTCGCTCACCAAGTCGGGCGCCATCAAGGGCAAGTTCGCGTACATGGCGCCGGAGCAGGCGGCCGGAAAGCCCCTGGACGGGCGCGCGGACATCTTCGCCATCGGCCTGGTGCTCTACGAGCTGCTCACCGGCGTGCGGCCCCTGAAGCGGGACTCGGAGCTGGCCACGCTCCAGGCCGCCATGGAGTGCGCCATCCAGCCGCCGTCGCAGGTGGCGGACGTGCCGGAGGAGATGGACCCGGTGGTGATGCGGGCTGTCGCCAAGAGCTCGGATGACCGCTACCGGGACGCGCGCCAGTTCCAGACGGCGCTCGAGGAGATCCTCGTCGGCCAGCGCTGGGTGGCGGGCTCGGTGCAGATCTCCGAGCTGATGGAGACGCTGTTCGCGGACCGCCTGAACGAGGAGAAGGCCCAGGGCCAGGTGGTGCTGGCGGACGAGGAGTCCGGCGGCTCCGCGCCGCCGCCTCCGCCCCAGCAGGAGCGGGGCCGCGGTCGCGCGTCGTCGTCGGACATGAGCTGGGACGCGCCTCCGGGCGAGTCGTCCTCTCCGCGTGAGCGGGGCCGTGCCGCGCCGCCCCGCGCCTCGCCGCCGCCTCCCGCGCGTCGCACGGGCGCGGTGCCGCAGCCGGTGGTGGAGGAGGACCCGGGCGAGTGGGATGCGCCGTCCGGCGTCATGGAGGCGCCGAACCGCCGCCGGGGTGGGACGTCCGACTCGACGCGCCGGCCGAGCAGCGCCAACGTGACGCAGGTGGCCCGCACCAGCTCGCGCTCGGACCTGCGCAGCGCCACGACGAATCCGGGAGAGCCCCCGGAGCCCGCGCCGCCGCCGCCGCGCCGCTCCATGACGCGCGCCGCGCCGGTGGTGGACGTGGAGCCGCCCGCGCCGCGCCGCTCGCGCACCTCCGCGTCGTTGGACCTGGACGAGCGCACGCGGATGGAGGACGAGGACGACGACGAGCGGACCATGCTGCCGCCGCCGGAGCCCTCGCCGCCGCCGCGCCGCCGCACCGGGATGCAGTCGCAGGTGTCCGCGCCGGAGGCCCCGCCGCGTCGGCGCACCTCCAGCCGCGCGGAGATGCCCTCGCCGCCGCCTCCGTCACGCTCCCGCGTCTCGCTCGCCTCCGCGCCCGCGGTGCGGGAGGAGGACGAGGTGGACCGGGCGCTGGCGAAGGACGCGCGCCGCCACGCCGGTCAGCCGGTGGCGAAGCGCAACATCGCCATGCTGGGCTTCATCGTGGGCATGCTCGCGGTGGTGGCCATCTTCCACAAGCCCATCCTCGCGGTGCTCAGCGCCACGGCGTCGGACGGGCAGGGCGTGCGGCTCACCGTCAACACCAACGAGCGGGTGAAGGTGTCCGTGCGGCACACGGAGCGCTGCGGCAGCTCGCAGCCCGTCACCGAGCTGGGCCTGACGCCGCTGACGCTGGTGTCGGGCGCGCACCTGCAGGACACGCTCATCCTGGAGAACGAGCAGCAGGGCATCTACACCGAGGACACGGACACGCTGGCCTTCGGCGTGCCGGGCGAGGCCAAGGTGCTCACCCAGGAGTTCCGTCGCGGCTCGCTGCAGCTGCTCCTCAAGCCCGAGACGGTGCGCGGCATCACCGTGCGCCGCCGGGGCCAGGACGTGGGCCTGTACCAGGGCGGCGGCGGCAAGGGCCTGAAGATCGACCTCATGGAGGGCAAGCACAAGCTCGAGCTCATCGGCGGGCCGCTCAAGGAGCCCTTCCTGTTCGAGGTCGACATCAAGCCGAACTCGGTCCAGAAGGAGACGCAGGACCTGTCGGCCTTCATCGGGTAGCCGCTCGCTCGCGAGCGCCCCGGTCTTCAGTAGCGCGGCAGGGAAGGGTCGACCTGGAGCGAGTACAGGTCGATGCCCCCGCGCAGCGACACCGCCTCCAGCCCGCGTGACAGCAGATACGCGGCGCCATCCAGGCTGCGCACGCCGTGGTGGCAGTAGACGACGACAGGGCGGCCTCGCAGCGGCTCCAGCTCCTCGGCGCGCTCGTCCAGCTCCGGCAACGGGATGAGCACGGAGTCGGGGAGCGCCACGTACTCGTGCTCATGCGGGAAGCGCACGTCCAGCAGGGCGGGGCGCGTCTCGACAGGGCCTTCGAGGAGCTGGGCGAGACGGGCGGGGGTGATTTCGGGGATGGGCATGGCGGGGCTCACTGGGCGGTGGAGCAGAAGCGCTCGTAGTCGATGAGCTCCACCGTCGCGCCGGGCGAGCACACGGGGCACTGCGCGTCGCGGCGCAGCTTGAGCTCCTGGAAGCGGGTGCCCAGCGCGTCGAACGTCAGCAGCCGGCCGACGAGCGGCTCGCCCTTCCCGAGGATGAGCTTGAGGGCCTCGTTGGCCTGGAGCAGGCCGATGAGGCCCGGCAACACGCCGAGCACACCCGCCTCCGCGCACGAGGGCGCGAGCTCCGGCGGCGGCGGGGCGGGGTAGAGGCAACGGTAGCAGGGGCCCTGTCCCGGCACGAAGGTCGTCACCTGGCCCTCGAAGCGGAACACCGAGCCGTGGATGTTGGGCAGCCCGCGCATGAGGCACGCGTCGTTGAGCAGGTATCGGGTGGGGAAGTTGTCGCCGCCGTCCAGGACCAGGTCGAAGCCGTCCAGCACGCGCAGCACGTTCTGCGACGTCAGGCGCTCCTGGAAGGGCACCACCTTCACGTCCGGGTTGAGGGCTTCAATCGCGGCGCGGGCGCTGACCACCTTGGGCTGGCCCCGGCGCTCCTGGGTGTGCAGCACCTGCCGCTGCAGGTTGCTCAGGTCCACCACGTCCGAGTCGACGATGCCCAGGGTCCCCACGCCCGCGGCCGCCAGGTACAGCGCCGCCGGGGAGCCCAGGCCCCCCGCGCCCATCAGCAGCACCCGGGACTTCAGGAGGCGCGCCTGACCCTCCTCGCCCACCTCCGGAAGGATGAGGTGCCGGCGGTAGCGCTCCTTCTGTTCGGCGGTGAGCACGAAGGGCTTCTCCACGGGCAGGGCCGCGTCGCTCCAGCGGTTGTAGCCGCCCGCGAGCGACGCCACCCGCGTGTAGCCCAGCTCCTTGAGCGTCCGCACCGCCAGCGCCGAGCGGGTGCCGCCCGCGCAGTAGACGATGAGCTCCTCGTCCCGGCCCGCGCGCTCCTCGATTCGCAGCTCCAGGTAGCCCCGGGGGATGTGCACCGCGCCGGGCAGCCGGCCGCCCGCGTACTCGTCCGCCTCCCTCACGTCCACGAGCTTCACCGGGGCCCGGGCGTCCAGGAGTCGCTTCACCTCGTCCACGGTGACTTCGCGAATCTCCTGTTTCACTCCGGCCAGCAGCTCTCGGAAGGTGGGCGCCATGGGGCCGGTATAACCCGAGGCCCGGGGGCGGGCCCGTGCGGGATGAAGTGTCCCGGGGCGGACGAGCAGCCGCTCCCATGGATTTTCCGGCCCCGGGCGTTATAAAGCTCGGTTCGAGAGGAGATTTTTCCCACATGGATACGACGACCACGACCCCCGCTTCCGCCACCTCGCCGGCCCCGCAGTCCACGCCCCCGGTGGCGGTGCGTTTGACGGAGGCCGCTGTCCGGCAGGTGAAGGAGGTCATCAAGGCCCAGGGCTTCGAGGGCTACTTCTTCTCCATCCGCGTCGTCCCCGCCGGCTGCAGCGGCCTGGGCTACGACCTGAACCTGGTCAAGGAGACCAAGGCCGGCGACACCGTCTGGGAGCAGGACGGCGTGAAGCTCGCCACCGACGGCATGAGCAGCCAGTACCTGGGCGGCACGGAGATCGACTACGTCTCCGCGATTACGGGCGCGGGCTTCAAGTTCAACAACCCGAACGCGAAGTCCTCCTGCGGCTGCGGCACGTCGTTCACGACCTGAGCCTTTTCCGTCGTTCGACGTCCTCACGGCGAGGGCGGTGGCAGCACCGCCGCCCTCGTCGAATCAGCGCGTCGCCGAGCGGGCCCTCAGGCCCCGGCGATGGGCTGCATCACCTTCAGCCAGGACTGGTTCTCCTTCTGACGCGCCAGCCGCTGCGTGCGGCGGGCCTCGGCCTCGCGGAAGGCCTCCTTCTCCGTGTCCGACTCCATCAGGAGCGGCGGCACGGGGACGCGCTTGCCGTCCTTGTCGATGGCCACGAAGGTCAGCAGCGCGCTGGTGGTGAGCGTGCGCTCGCCGGTGAGCGGGTTCTCCGCGTGCACCGTGACGCCCACCTCCATGGAGGTGCGGAAGGCGGCCAGCACGCGCGAGTGCAACAGCGCCACCCAGCCGACCTTGATGGGCGCGTGGAAGTGCAGGTCATCCATGGACGCCGTCACCACGACCTGCCGGCAGTGGCGCTGGGCGGCTACCGCGCCGCAGATGTCGATCCACTCCATCACCTTCCCGCCGAACGCGGCGTTCAGGTTGTTGGCGTCGGGAGGCAGGATGAGCTGTGTCATCACCACCTCGGTGTCCTTGGCTCGCTTGGGCGTCAAATCCGACATCACTCACACCTTCCAGACAGAGACGACGGGCTCATGACTAAAGCCCCGCCGCGTCTCATGCCAGGAAGGTGGAGATGCGGTCCAGGAACTCCTCGCGCCCGCGGCCCTTGCGGATGTCCTGGCGTGAGACATCCATCACCAGGGTCTCCACGCCGTACTTCTCCTGCAGCACCTGGGGGAAGGAGGCGTAGTAGCCGTTGAGCCCTCGCAGGAACTGGGGACGGATGCCCTTCTCCTCCTCGCGGCCCCGGGTGCGGATGCGCTCCAGCAGCACGTCCACGCTGCCCACCTCGAAGCAGATGACCTTGTCCGGGCGGATGATGTGGCGCGACAGCCGCTGGAAGTACTCGTAGTACAGGTCCAGCTCCGCGTTCGTCATGTGCCCCAGGCCGTGCAGGTACTTGGCGAAGATCTCCGGGTCCTCGTACAGCGTGCGGTCCTGCACGCAGCTGCGGCGGTACGAGTGGATGAGCTCGTGGTGCTCCACGCGGCGGATGAGGAACTCGAGCTGGAGCGTGAAGGACCAGCGCGACATGTCCGCGTAGTAGTCACGCAGGAAGCGGTTGTCGATGACGGGCTCGTCGAACAGCTCGTAGCCGAAGCTCTGGCTGAGCATCTTCGCCGCCGTCGTCTTGCCCGCGCCGATGTTGCCCGCGAGCGCCACGAAGCGCCGCCCCTTGGGGGCCTTCACCTTCGTCTTCGCCGCCGTCTTCACCGCGTTGCGCGCGCGCGGCGCGGACGTCTTCTCGGCGGGGGGGACGGAAGGCTTCGGGGCAGCGGCCGGGGAGGGGGACGGGCGCGAGCTGGAACGAGGCATGGAACCGGGGCTTAACCCGGCTTGGTGGTGGCGTCCATTCGCTGCCTCAGCAGGTCTGGCCGGTCGGTCATGATGCCGCCGACCCCTTCTTCGATGAGGCGGGTCATCTCCGCCGCATCGTCCACCGTCCAGACGTTGACCCACTTGCCGCGCTCGGCGCACTCGCGCAGGAATTGCGCGTCCACCAGCCGCACCTCGCCGAAGTACAGCGGCATGTCGAGCACGGTGTAGCGCGGATCATCCGGCGGCGGCTCGCCGCTCCTCATCCCGATGACCAGCGCGGCCAGCGCTTCGCGTGGATAGAAGTGACACGCGTCCGGCAGCCGCGCCGCGAGCCGCTCGCCCACGGCGTCCTGCTCGCTGCCCAGGCAGACGCGCTCCACCGCGCCCTCGTCCTCGAGCAGCCTGGCGAGCAGCTCCTCCTGCCCGGCCACGTCTGGCTTGAGCTCCACGTTGAGTCGCAAATCCGGGAAGGCCCGCAGGACCTCTCGCAGCGTGGGGATGCGTACGTTTTGACCCCGGAACGGGAACGTCTGCCCTTCATCCAGGGTAAAGCCATACCCCGCGTCCAATCGCTTCAGCTCGGAGAGCGTGAGCGCGGCCAGTTGTCCGATGCCATCCGTGCAGCGCTGCAATGTGTCGTCATGCGCCACGACGATTTCGCCATCGCGCGTCACATGCACATCCAATTCCAGCATGTCCGTGCGGAACCGTTCCACTGACTGACGGAACGCTTCCAACGTGTTCTCGGGCGCGAGCAGCGCGCCGCCGCGGTGCGAGATGTGCAGCGTGGGCCGCAGTCCTCGGAGAAAAGCGGGCGGGGCTCTCATGGGTTGTTCCCTGATTTCACGTGGGTGTCACCTGCGGGGGAGGGGGTTCCTTGCCGGCCCCCTCCGGGCGCCGGTATAAGGCCGACATCCTCGGACCGACCGGCGTCGACATCAACCCCTGGCGCCGCGACAAGAATGGAGAAACGAGAAATGCAACTGCGCAAGACGCTTGGCGCGGCGGCGCTGGTCGCCACGGCTGTACTGGCCTCCGTGGCGGGCTGCTCTGGTCGTGACGATGACGACAATGACACGCCTGACTCCGGTCCTGGTTGCACGGGTGCCTGCGGCGACGCGGGCACGCCCGACGCGGGCCCTGTCGACGCGGGCGGTGACGCGGGCTCGGCCGTATGTCCGGATCCCGTCAATGGCATGGGCCCCATCGGCAACATGCGCGCCACGGGCAGGCGCGGCGACAAGGCCGTGCTGAACGGCGTGGTGGTGACGGCGGTGAGCAACATCAACCGCGGCAGCGCCGGGGACTACATCGCCCGCTTCTGGGTGGTGAACCCCTGCTTCCCGAAGGAAGGCATCTACGTCGACAAGTTCTACACGGACATCGTCAAAAACTACGAGCCCGTGGTTGGCGACGTGCTGGACATCACCGGCTTCTTCCGCCGCTTCCTCCCGAACGGCGACGACAACGTCCCCTCGGGCCGTGACGCGTACCGCCCGGTCGTCAAGAGCGACTTCCAGCTCAACGTGAGCGGCTCCACAGGCAGTCTCTCCATCACCAAGCGTGGCACCACCACGCCCCCCGCAGACTTCGAGGCTCCGGCGGGCTTCGGCAATTCCGAGGGCGGCACCACCAAGCCCAACCCGGAGCTCGCCGGTGCGCGCGTCCACATCCCGGGCCCCCTCACCATC encodes:
- a CDS encoding glycerophosphodiester phosphodiesterase, whose product is MRAPPAFLRGLRPTLHISHRGGALLAPENTLEAFRQSVERFRTDMLELDVHVTRDGEIVVAHDDTLQRCTDGIGQLAALTLSELKRLDAGYGFTLDEGQTFPFRGQNVRIPTLREVLRAFPDLRLNVELKPDVAGQEELLARLLEDEGAVERVCLGSEQDAVGERLAARLPDACHFYPREALAALVIGMRSGEPPPDDPRYTVLDMPLYFGEVRLVDAQFLRECAERGKWVNVWTVDDAAEMTRLIEEGVGGIMTDRPDLLRQRMDATTKPG
- a CDS encoding HesB/IscA family protein, encoding MDTTTTTPASATSPAPQSTPPVAVRLTEAAVRQVKEVIKAQGFEGYFFSIRVVPAGCSGLGYDLNLVKETKAGDTVWEQDGVKLATDGMSSQYLGGTEIDYVSAITGAGFKFNNPNAKSSCGCGTSFTT
- a CDS encoding rhodanese-like domain-containing protein yields the protein MPIPEITPARLAQLLEGPVETRPALLDVRFPHEHEYVALPDSVLIPLPELDERAEELEPLRGRPVVVYCHHGVRSLDGAAYLLSRGLEAVSLRGGIDLYSLQVDPSLPRY
- a CDS encoding serine/threonine-protein kinase, producing MNPQSFGKYQLLKKLATGGMAEVWLARQTGIEGFHKNLVVKRILPHLAEDREFVEMFRNEALIAARFNHPNIAQVYEFGEANGTYYIAMEFIHGEDLGRVMRKAASAGQWIARPLAIRIVAAACEGLHYAHSRTDDAGRPLRVVHRDISPQNILISFDGSVKLVDFGIAKAADQASLTKSGAIKGKFAYMAPEQAAGKPLDGRADIFAIGLVLYELLTGVRPLKRDSELATLQAAMECAIQPPSQVADVPEEMDPVVMRAVAKSSDDRYRDARQFQTALEEILVGQRWVAGSVQISELMETLFADRLNEEKAQGQVVLADEESGGSAPPPPPQQERGRGRASSSDMSWDAPPGESSSPRERGRAAPPRASPPPPARRTGAVPQPVVEEDPGEWDAPSGVMEAPNRRRGGTSDSTRRPSSANVTQVARTSSRSDLRSATTNPGEPPEPAPPPPRRSMTRAAPVVDVEPPAPRRSRTSASLDLDERTRMEDEDDDERTMLPPPEPSPPPRRRTGMQSQVSAPEAPPRRRTSSRAEMPSPPPPSRSRVSLASAPAVREEDEVDRALAKDARRHAGQPVAKRNIAMLGFIVGMLAVVAIFHKPILAVLSATASDGQGVRLTVNTNERVKVSVRHTERCGSSQPVTELGLTPLTLVSGAHLQDTLILENEQQGIYTEDTDTLAFGVPGEAKVLTQEFRRGSLQLLLKPETVRGITVRRRGQDVGLYQGGGGKGLKIDLMEGKHKLELIGGPLKEPFLFEVDIKPNSVQKETQDLSAFIG
- the moeB gene encoding molybdopterin-synthase adenylyltransferase MoeB, with the translated sequence MAPTFRELLAGVKQEIREVTVDEVKRLLDARAPVKLVDVREADEYAGGRLPGAVHIPRGYLELRIEERAGRDEELIVYCAGGTRSALAVRTLKELGYTRVASLAGGYNRWSDAALPVEKPFVLTAEQKERYRRHLILPEVGEEGQARLLKSRVLLMGAGGLGSPAALYLAAAGVGTLGIVDSDVVDLSNLQRQVLHTQERRGQPKVVSARAAIEALNPDVKVVPFQERLTSQNVLRVLDGFDLVLDGGDNFPTRYLLNDACLMRGLPNIHGSVFRFEGQVTTFVPGQGPCYRCLYPAPPPPELAPSCAEAGVLGVLPGLIGLLQANEALKLILGKGEPLVGRLLTFDALGTRFQELKLRRDAQCPVCSPGATVELIDYERFCSTAQ
- a CDS encoding acyl-CoA thioesterase, coding for MSDLTPKRAKDTEVVMTQLILPPDANNLNAAFGGKVMEWIDICGAVAAQRHCRQVVVTASMDDLHFHAPIKVGWVALLHSRVLAAFRTSMEVGVTVHAENPLTGERTLTTSALLTFVAIDKDGKRVPVPPLLMESDTEKEAFREAEARRTQRLARQKENQSWLKVMQPIAGA
- a CDS encoding deoxynucleoside kinase, producing the protein MPRSSSRPSPSPAAAPKPSVPPAEKTSAPRARNAVKTAAKTKVKAPKGRRFVALAGNIGAGKTTAAKMLSQSFGYELFDEPVIDNRFLRDYYADMSRWSFTLQLEFLIRRVEHHELIHSYRRSCVQDRTLYEDPEIFAKYLHGLGHMTNAELDLYYEYFQRLSRHIIRPDKVICFEVGSVDVLLERIRTRGREEEKGIRPQFLRGLNGYYASFPQVLQEKYGVETLVMDVSRQDIRKGRGREEFLDRISTFLA